One Pagrus major chromosome 11, Pma_NU_1.0 genomic region harbors:
- the LOC141004281 gene encoding uncharacterized protein isoform X1: MMWSSLKEMADKAKAERELRALKKEEVRKWREDRRSYRPPPEFKFQNPFWPPVLRRGRKGGKSSSRTPGPREAFVPKTPHPPITAAPASQNPKPRTARGTSTSQMCNACGKPTSVFGHFVYKNKTFCEATSSELTLEDWMKQNVPKTTRWRWKVKQKATEDGVVQPRKERTCSLCKKRMLREMGHSIHIKTRKTFCEATDSFGRTVEEWLTEIRKGITTADLKQQNLERWGQYKYKPDVRVRYNQKRREKRAEEAAVKKKKKKKEQEM, translated from the exons AAATGGCTGACAAGGCAAAGGCTGAGAGGGAGCTGCGAGCCTTAAAAAAGGAGGAGGTCCGGAAGTGGCGAGAGGACAGGAGGTCCTACAGACCTCCGCCTGAATTCAAATTTCAGAACCCCTTTTGGCCTCCTGTCCTGAGaaggggaagaaaaggaggaaaaa GTTCATCCAGAACACCTGGCCCCAGGGAGGCTTTTGTGCCCAAGACCCCCCACCCCCCGATCACTGCTGCTCCTGCCTCTCAGAACCCCAAGCCGCGGACCGCCAGGGGCACCAGCACTTCCCAAATGTGCAACGCTTGTGGCAAACCCACTTCTGTCTTTGGACACTTTGTCTATAAGAACAAAACTTTTTGCGAGGCCACATCCAGTGAGCTCACCCTGGAGGACTGGATGAAGCAAAATGTGCCCAAGACAACCCGCTGGAGGTGGAAGGTGAAGCAGAAGGCCACTGAAGACGGGGTCGTCCAACCCAGAAAAGAACGGACATGCAGCCTCTGCAAAAAGAGGATGCTGAGGGAGATGGGCCACAGCATCCATATAAAGACAAGGAAGACTTTTTGCGAGGCCACCGACTCCTTTGGGAGGACGGTGGAGGAGTGGCTCACTGAGATCCGCAAGGGGATCACCACAGCAGATCTGAAGCAACAAAATTTGGAAAGATGGGGCCAGTATAAATACAAGCCGGATGTACGTGTTAGGTACAAccagaagaggagggagaagagggcgGAGGAGgcagcagtgaagaagaagaagaagaagaaagagcagGAGATGTGA
- the LOC141004281 gene encoding uncharacterized protein isoform X2: MADKAKAERELRALKKEEVRKWREDRRSYRPPPEFKFQNPFWPPVLRRGRKGGKSSSRTPGPREAFVPKTPHPPITAAPASQNPKPRTARGTSTSQMCNACGKPTSVFGHFVYKNKTFCEATSSELTLEDWMKQNVPKTTRWRWKVKQKATEDGVVQPRKERTCSLCKKRMLREMGHSIHIKTRKTFCEATDSFGRTVEEWLTEIRKGITTADLKQQNLERWGQYKYKPDVRVRYNQKRREKRAEEAAVKKKKKKKEQEM; this comes from the exons ATGGCTGACAAGGCAAAGGCTGAGAGGGAGCTGCGAGCCTTAAAAAAGGAGGAGGTCCGGAAGTGGCGAGAGGACAGGAGGTCCTACAGACCTCCGCCTGAATTCAAATTTCAGAACCCCTTTTGGCCTCCTGTCCTGAGaaggggaagaaaaggaggaaaaa GTTCATCCAGAACACCTGGCCCCAGGGAGGCTTTTGTGCCCAAGACCCCCCACCCCCCGATCACTGCTGCTCCTGCCTCTCAGAACCCCAAGCCGCGGACCGCCAGGGGCACCAGCACTTCCCAAATGTGCAACGCTTGTGGCAAACCCACTTCTGTCTTTGGACACTTTGTCTATAAGAACAAAACTTTTTGCGAGGCCACATCCAGTGAGCTCACCCTGGAGGACTGGATGAAGCAAAATGTGCCCAAGACAACCCGCTGGAGGTGGAAGGTGAAGCAGAAGGCCACTGAAGACGGGGTCGTCCAACCCAGAAAAGAACGGACATGCAGCCTCTGCAAAAAGAGGATGCTGAGGGAGATGGGCCACAGCATCCATATAAAGACAAGGAAGACTTTTTGCGAGGCCACCGACTCCTTTGGGAGGACGGTGGAGGAGTGGCTCACTGAGATCCGCAAGGGGATCACCACAGCAGATCTGAAGCAACAAAATTTGGAAAGATGGGGCCAGTATAAATACAAGCCGGATGTACGTGTTAGGTACAAccagaagaggagggagaagagggcgGAGGAGgcagcagtgaagaagaagaagaagaagaaagagcagGAGATGTGA